From the Bos indicus x Bos taurus breed Angus x Brahman F1 hybrid unplaced genomic scaffold, Bos_hybrid_MaternalHap_v2.0 tig00000331_arrow_arrow_obj, whole genome shotgun sequence genome, one window contains:
- the LOC113888634 gene encoding ubiquitin thioesterase ZRANB1-like, with the protein MYNKVEVIAWKLKSYFLPDITHFKKCTMSERGIKWACEYCTYENWPSAIKCTMCRAQRPSGTIITEDPFKSGSSDVGRDWDPSSTEGGSSPLICPDSSARPRVKSSYSMENANKWSCHMCTYLNWPRAIRCTQCLSQRRTRSPTESPQSSGSGSRPVAFSVDPCEEYNDRNKLNTRTQHWTCSICTYENWAKAKKCVVCDHPRPNNIEAIEFAETEEASSIINEQDRARWRGSCSSGNSQRRSPPTMKRDSEVKMDFQRIELAGAVGSKEELEVDFKKLKQIKNRMKKTDWLFLNACVGVVEGDLAAIEAYKSSGGDIARQLTADEVRLLNRPSAFDVGYTLVHLAYPFQRQDMLAILLTE; encoded by the exons ATGTACAACAAGGTGGAGGTTATAGCATGGAAACTAAAATCTTA CTTCCTGCCTGACATAACTCACTTCAAGAAGTGCACAATGTCAGAACGTGGAATTAAGTGGGCTTGTGAATACTGTACGTATGAAAACTGGCCGTCTGCGATCAAGTGTACCATGTGTCGTGCCCAGAGACCTAGTGGGACAATTATTACGGAAGACCCATTTAAAAGTGGTTCAAGTGATGTTGGTAGAGATTGGGATCCTTCCAGCACCGAAGGAGGAAGTAGTCCTTTGATCTGTCCAGACTCTAGTGCAAGACCAAGGGTTAAATCTTCATATAGCATGGAAAATGCCAATAAATGGTCATGCCACATGTGCACATATTTGAACTGGCCAAGAGCAATCAGATGCACTCAGTGCTTATCCCAGCGTAGGACCAGGAGTCCCACAGAATCTCCTCAATCCTCAGGATCTGGCTCAAGACCAGTTGCTTTTTCTGTTGATCCTTGTGAGGAGTACAATGATAGAAATAAACTGAACACAAGGACCCAGCATTGGACTTGTTCTATTTGCACATATGAAAACTGGGCCAAGGCTAAAAAATGTGTTGTTTGCGATCATCCCAGACCTAATAATATTGAAGCAATCGAGTTCGCAGAGACTGAAGAGGCTTCTTCAATAATTAATGAGCAAGACAGAGCTCGATGGAGAGGAAGCTGTAGCAGTGGCAACAGCCAGAGAAGATCGCCGCCGACTATGAAACGGGACTCGGAGGTGAAAATGGATTTCCAGAGGATTGAGCTAGCTGGTGCTGTTGGCAGCAAGGAGGAACTTGAAGTGGACTTCAAAAAactaaagcaaattaaaaacagGATGAAAAAGACTGACTGGCTGTTCCTCAATGCTTGTGTGG GTGTTGTAGAAGGTGATTTAGCTGCTATTGAAGCTTACAAATCGTCGGGAGGGGACATTGCCCGCCAGCTCACTGCAGATGAAGTTCGCTTGCTGAATCGCCCTTCTGCTTTCGATGTTGGCTATACTCTGGTACATCTGGCTTATCCGTTTCAGAGGCAGGATATGCTAGCAATATTGCTTACAGAG